Proteins co-encoded in one Alcanivorax sp. genomic window:
- the gcvPA gene encoding aminomethyl-transferring glycine dehydrogenase subunit GcvPA has product MPYIPHTPDDVRAMLDAIGADSIEDLFDEIPAHLKAAGKLDALPEGLSEMEVTRLMNERAAMDAGAVSFIGAGAYQHHIPAAVWEIATRGEFYTAYTPYQAEASQGTLQVIYEFQTLMTRLTGMDVSNASVYDGASGLAEAVLMSLRANRKSKSRKVLVPTALNPRYTAATKAIVENQDVALEMVEFDAASGQTPLDALKPFEGQDYAALVISQPNFFGSLEDVDALTDWAQANGMLVIAVVNPTSLALLTPPGEWGNDGADIVVGEGQPLGVPLSSGGPYFGFMCCKQKHVRQMPGRIIGRTVDMEGKQGFTLTLQAREQHIRRSKATSNICTNQGLAMTAATIYTSLLGPDGLTNVAAHCHANTQALAEKLTAIAGVERAFTAPTFHEVVLTLPKEADDVLAQLAEKDVLGGVSLAKDYNLPNAILVNATEVHSEGDLDLFAVALKEVLA; this is encoded by the coding sequence ATGCCGTATATCCCCCATACCCCCGATGACGTGCGTGCCATGCTCGACGCCATTGGCGCCGACAGCATCGAAGATCTGTTCGATGAAATTCCCGCGCACCTGAAAGCGGCCGGCAAGCTGGACGCGCTGCCTGAAGGCCTCAGCGAAATGGAAGTGACCCGGCTGATGAACGAGCGCGCCGCCATGGATGCGGGCGCGGTGAGCTTCATTGGTGCCGGTGCCTACCAGCATCATATTCCGGCAGCGGTATGGGAGATTGCGACCCGGGGCGAGTTCTACACGGCCTATACGCCCTATCAGGCGGAAGCCAGCCAGGGCACCCTGCAGGTGATCTACGAATTCCAGACCCTGATGACCCGTCTCACCGGCATGGACGTGAGCAACGCCTCTGTTTATGACGGTGCCTCCGGTCTGGCCGAAGCGGTGCTGATGAGCCTGCGCGCCAACCGCAAGAGCAAGTCCCGCAAGGTGCTGGTGCCCACCGCCCTGAACCCGCGCTACACCGCCGCCACCAAGGCCATCGTGGAAAACCAGGATGTGGCCCTGGAGATGGTGGAGTTCGATGCCGCCAGTGGCCAGACCCCGCTGGACGCCCTCAAGCCGTTTGAAGGCCAGGACTATGCAGCCCTGGTGATCAGCCAGCCCAACTTCTTCGGCTCCCTGGAAGACGTGGACGCGCTCACCGACTGGGCCCAGGCCAACGGCATGCTGGTCATCGCGGTGGTCAATCCGACCTCCCTGGCGCTGCTGACGCCACCCGGTGAGTGGGGCAATGACGGTGCCGACATCGTAGTGGGTGAAGGTCAGCCTTTGGGTGTGCCGCTGTCTTCCGGTGGTCCCTACTTCGGCTTCATGTGCTGCAAGCAGAAGCACGTGCGCCAGATGCCCGGCCGCATCATCGGCCGCACCGTGGACATGGAAGGCAAGCAGGGCTTCACCCTCACCCTGCAGGCCCGCGAACAGCATATCCGCCGTTCCAAGGCCACCAGTAACATCTGTACCAACCAGGGCCTGGCCATGACTGCGGCCACCATCTACACCTCACTGCTGGGGCCGGATGGTCTCACCAATGTGGCGGCCCACTGCCACGCCAACACCCAGGCGCTGGCAGAAAAGCTCACCGCCATCGCGGGTGTGGAGCGTGCCTTTACCGCCCCCACCTTCCACGAAGTGGTGCTGACACTGCCGAAGGAAGCGGATGACGTGCTGGCCCAACTGGCCGAGAAAGATGTGCTGGGCGGTGTCAGCCTGGCGAAAGACTACAACCTGCCAAACGCCATCCTGGTCAACGCCACCGAAGTGCACAGCGAAGGCGATCTGGATCTGTTTGCGGTAGCACTCAAGGAGGTGCTGGCATGA
- the gcvT gene encoding glycine cleavage system aminomethyltransferase GcvT, whose amino-acid sequence MGHRTALYDAHVAAGGKIVDFGGWDMPINYGSQIEEHHAVRQKAGVFDVSHMTVVDIAGAGARDFLRHLLANDVDRIDPGRALYTGMLNERGGVIDDLIVYKRGNDYRLVVNCATRETDLDWMEKQAGGFAVDIQERPYLAMLAVQGPEARAILAGLLDGAKSEAVVNLKVFGFAEDGDWMIARTGYTGEDGVEIMLPNADAVALWEQLLAAGVAPAGLGARDTLRLEAGMNLYGNDMDDSITPWEANMGWTLVLNDRDFIGRQALLNQQKNGHAELVGLVLEGKGVLRAHQRVILANDEEGEITSGTFSPTLGKSIALARLPAGATGKVEVEIRNKCLPAQVVKAPFVRNGKAVYKAI is encoded by the coding sequence ATGGGACATCGCACAGCCTTGTACGACGCGCATGTGGCCGCGGGCGGCAAGATCGTGGATTTTGGCGGCTGGGACATGCCGATCAATTACGGTTCCCAAATCGAGGAGCATCATGCGGTGCGCCAGAAGGCAGGTGTCTTCGACGTGTCGCACATGACCGTGGTGGATATTGCCGGCGCCGGTGCCCGCGATTTCCTGCGTCACCTGTTGGCCAATGATGTGGATCGCATCGATCCAGGCCGTGCCCTGTACACCGGTATGCTCAACGAGCGCGGTGGCGTCATCGATGACCTGATTGTCTACAAGCGCGGCAATGATTATCGCCTGGTGGTGAACTGTGCCACCCGTGAAACGGACCTGGACTGGATGGAAAAACAGGCCGGTGGCTTTGCGGTGGATATTCAGGAGCGCCCCTATCTGGCCATGCTGGCGGTACAGGGCCCCGAAGCCCGCGCGATTCTGGCCGGCTTGCTGGATGGTGCCAAATCGGAGGCGGTGGTCAATCTCAAGGTATTTGGTTTCGCCGAAGACGGTGACTGGATGATTGCCCGCACCGGCTACACCGGTGAGGACGGCGTGGAAATCATGCTGCCCAATGCCGACGCCGTGGCACTGTGGGAGCAGTTGCTGGCGGCAGGTGTGGCGCCGGCGGGCCTCGGTGCCCGTGACACCTTGCGCCTGGAAGCGGGCATGAACCTGTACGGCAATGATATGGACGACAGCATCACCCCCTGGGAAGCCAACATGGGCTGGACCCTGGTGCTCAACGATCGTGATTTCATCGGCCGCCAGGCGCTGCTCAACCAGCAGAAGAATGGTCATGCCGAACTGGTCGGGCTGGTGCTGGAAGGCAAGGGCGTGCTCCGTGCCCATCAGAGAGTGATTCTGGCCAACGATGAAGAAGGCGAGATCACCAGCGGTACCTTCTCGCCGACCCTGGGCAAGTCCATTGCCCTGGCACGGTTGCCTGCAGGCGCCACCGGCAAGGTAGAAGTGGAAATCCGCAACAAGTGTCTCCCGGCCCAGGTGGTCAAAGCCCCCTTCGTCCGTAACGGCAAGGCGGTTTATAAAGCGATTTAA
- a CDS encoding Ig-like domain-containing protein, translated as MKKNNTGLIVTALAAAALAGCGGDSADVSFDTPTFNARNLHYTYPLDNQEQVAPRAIVALQFSHEVTASDSNFSFTGPEGEDVPFTLASVADGKGVVLTPVDALKPASEYRVVMNGVTVLGETTTFKDGTLNFTTRAALEGPLASQRTSDTFEVASLFPDDGQFKSMDFSSFRVRTTQPIDASSAIYGDTVSLMSNGEVVPALMLVGRTAITVDPKEDMVPGQTYELVIDGVQNEAGDTIAAFTHSTVPKDTTSPTTGERAVLVTNAPPADEDLGCLDDGVRLSELTGQPINCVPVIGTLLQDKTVSKQSGDVYAELAFTPNFPEVTPLRVKKGGILKGDALEVFIGGEVPVGFDSGEVTVQIISDATGYLFPNPNAESDDAPKQLRLFMDIATSTADARANGAFTQNIMHLELVGTGLIEDGQLNTDAITVVEPRVLGVENSYGVLSFRMESYRDQENAPLPPVDAVNPFIPVLNGDNGAELSWQPGNVADRMEPGEPIVIHFNEALEPDSIIAGDSLQLTKGGLAESFSWVLNGNALVITPETPVEYGVEYVVTTTPDITDLAGNPLQMLDSLEGDNSLDFTLPEYVVNDSDDVRRGPFASTVYPGFPCATETVSQATIDSGFQGACVSSSSTAEQVAVDSLPIVDLPANRPIKVRFSQNMDPATITLGGTFLVEKDNGGSWEPVDGELTTQTRAVMFTPEQPWEEGALYRYVMMGNGGGTGCAGICSADGLPFQSAPLLGGGLKEGGPDMEILFKGGPAANTIFQELGNLPSADVNNNFQIDNGEPVATANVIDPADTPANATLILPRDGGGSGLVTAANTGCGFEGVPPYSSEDQSQCDSDRIMYVTGLLNTEILDFDEEEQGVPVVIYPTTLALTNLDATAVVGLDLNVLDSQSTLDVIPVLGPILTDLLEMTLGAVDDLVNALAGQFGGEGVLSDLLAVVGDVGLVPIETSTGPNIMRVRYEPEDPSDPNSPRTVPPVGYIVDTPDGPVFRLQFDLLFDAPALSLPLGLEHNVKGLPIDDVILEGPLDFLPDGRLFIGLQNLEAKNVDLEISLAGLEGGQVNLIIPPGGINLSYQSASIQ; from the coding sequence ATGAAAAAGAACAACACAGGCCTCATCGTTACCGCACTCGCGGCGGCCGCATTGGCCGGTTGCGGGGGTGACAGTGCCGATGTGAGTTTCGATACGCCCACGTTCAATGCCCGTAATCTGCACTACACCTACCCCCTGGATAATCAGGAGCAGGTGGCGCCGCGGGCCATTGTTGCCCTGCAGTTCAGCCACGAGGTCACTGCCAGCGACAGCAACTTCAGCTTTACCGGGCCGGAGGGTGAGGATGTTCCCTTTACCCTGGCGTCCGTGGCCGATGGCAAAGGCGTGGTGCTGACCCCGGTGGACGCTCTCAAGCCAGCGTCTGAGTATCGCGTGGTCATGAACGGTGTGACCGTGCTGGGTGAAACCACCACCTTCAAGGACGGCACGCTCAACTTCACCACCCGTGCCGCCCTGGAAGGCCCGCTGGCTAGCCAGCGAACCAGTGACACCTTCGAGGTCGCCTCACTGTTCCCGGATGATGGCCAGTTCAAGAGCATGGACTTTTCCTCGTTCCGGGTGCGCACCACCCAGCCCATCGACGCCAGCAGCGCGATCTATGGCGATACCGTCAGCCTGATGAGTAACGGTGAAGTCGTGCCGGCCTTGATGCTGGTCGGCCGTACTGCGATTACCGTGGATCCGAAAGAGGACATGGTGCCGGGCCAGACCTATGAACTGGTGATCGATGGCGTGCAGAACGAGGCCGGTGACACCATTGCCGCCTTTACACACTCCACGGTGCCCAAAGACACCACCTCGCCCACCACTGGCGAGCGTGCGGTGCTGGTGACCAATGCACCGCCGGCAGATGAAGACCTGGGGTGTCTGGACGACGGGGTGCGTCTGTCCGAGCTCACCGGCCAGCCGATCAACTGTGTGCCGGTGATTGGTACCTTGCTGCAGGACAAGACGGTCTCCAAGCAGTCCGGTGATGTGTACGCGGAACTGGCGTTCACGCCCAACTTCCCGGAAGTCACGCCGCTGCGCGTGAAGAAGGGCGGTATTCTCAAAGGGGATGCGCTGGAAGTGTTCATCGGCGGTGAAGTGCCGGTGGGTTTCGACTCCGGTGAAGTGACCGTGCAGATCATCTCCGATGCCACCGGTTACCTGTTCCCCAACCCCAACGCAGAAAGTGATGATGCCCCCAAGCAGTTGCGACTGTTCATGGATATCGCCACCTCCACCGCGGACGCTCGCGCCAACGGTGCCTTTACCCAGAACATCATGCACCTGGAGTTGGTGGGCACTGGCCTGATCGAGGACGGCCAGCTCAACACGGACGCCATCACCGTGGTAGAGCCCCGTGTGCTGGGCGTGGAAAACAGCTACGGCGTGCTCAGCTTCCGCATGGAGTCCTATCGCGACCAGGAAAACGCGCCGCTGCCGCCGGTGGATGCAGTGAATCCATTTATCCCGGTGCTGAATGGCGATAACGGTGCCGAGCTGTCCTGGCAGCCGGGCAACGTGGCCGATCGCATGGAGCCGGGCGAGCCCATCGTGATTCACTTCAACGAAGCGCTGGAGCCGGATTCCATTATTGCTGGCGATTCCCTGCAGCTGACCAAGGGCGGCCTTGCTGAGTCGTTCAGCTGGGTGTTGAACGGGAATGCGTTGGTGATTACCCCGGAGACCCCGGTTGAATATGGTGTGGAGTATGTGGTGACCACCACCCCGGATATCACCGATCTGGCCGGTAACCCGCTGCAGATGCTGGATTCCCTGGAAGGGGACAACAGCCTCGACTTCACCCTCCCGGAATATGTGGTAAATGATTCGGACGATGTGCGCCGTGGTCCCTTCGCGTCCACCGTGTACCCGGGGTTCCCTTGCGCCACGGAAACGGTCAGTCAGGCCACCATCGACAGTGGCTTCCAGGGCGCCTGTGTGTCTTCCAGCAGCACGGCGGAGCAGGTGGCAGTGGACTCCCTGCCCATTGTGGATCTGCCTGCCAACCGTCCTATCAAGGTGCGCTTTTCCCAGAACATGGATCCGGCCACCATCACCCTGGGCGGCACCTTCCTGGTCGAAAAAGACAATGGTGGCAGCTGGGAGCCGGTGGACGGTGAGCTGACCACCCAAACCCGTGCGGTCATGTTCACTCCTGAGCAGCCCTGGGAAGAGGGAGCGCTCTATCGCTACGTCATGATGGGCAATGGCGGCGGCACCGGCTGTGCCGGCATCTGCTCTGCCGATGGCCTGCCGTTCCAGAGTGCACCCCTGCTGGGCGGCGGCTTGAAAGAGGGTGGCCCGGATATGGAAATCCTGTTCAAGGGTGGCCCGGCGGCCAACACCATCTTCCAGGAACTGGGCAACCTGCCCAGCGCGGATGTGAACAACAACTTTCAGATCGATAACGGGGAGCCGGTGGCAACGGCAAATGTCATCGATCCGGCAGATACGCCGGCCAATGCTACCTTGATTCTGCCTCGCGATGGCGGCGGCTCCGGTCTGGTGACCGCTGCTAACACCGGTTGTGGCTTCGAGGGCGTTCCGCCTTATAGCTCGGAAGATCAGAGTCAGTGTGATAGCGACCGCATCATGTATGTCACCGGTTTGCTCAACACCGAAATCCTGGATTTCGACGAAGAAGAGCAGGGCGTGCCGGTAGTGATTTACCCGACCACGCTGGCCTTGACCAACCTGGACGCGACTGCCGTGGTGGGGCTGGATCTGAATGTGCTGGATTCCCAGAGTACGCTGGATGTAATCCCGGTGCTGGGCCCCATCCTGACTGATCTTCTGGAGATGACCCTGGGTGCGGTAGATGATCTGGTGAATGCACTGGCTGGCCAGTTTGGCGGCGAGGGGGTGTTGAGTGATCTCTTGGCTGTGGTGGGCGATGTGGGCCTGGTGCCGATTGAGACGTCCACGGGTCCGAACATCATGCGGGTGCGTTATGAGCCAGAAGACCCCAGTGATCCCAACAGCCCGCGCACTGTCCCGCCGGTAGGCTATATTGTAGACACCCCGGATGGCCCGGTGTTCCGCCTCCAGTTTGATCTGCTGTTTGACGCTCCTGCACTGAGTCTGCCGTTGGGATTGGAGCACAACGTCAAGGGCTTGCCGATCGATGATGTGATCCTTGAAGGGCCGCTGGACTTCTTGCCGGACGGGCGCCTCTTCATCGGTCTGCAGAACCTGGAAGCCAAGAACGTGGATCTGGAGATTTCTCTGGCTGGCCTGGAAGGTGGGCAAGTGAATCTGATTATTCCGCCGGGAGGCATCAACCTGAGCTATCAGAGCGCCTCCATCCAGTAA
- a CDS encoding outer membrane protein transport protein yields the protein MSVKPLRRLGAAALFSTLLTAPAFAAMGNTASTYGLLPVDVGSAQALSLFNTQASALYYNPAYLTQDPRGELTVGLLHGEHDLMVTSNGNPSGGGAAVIRDGDKANVADTQQQIIALKTDLTDMLKGDHPLYFAIIAGVEKYGEEMLAFESKNSREGQFMQYGRQPLFLNLGGGLEIANGISTGASAHISLRSEATLIASADLAGVTQYEELTVSAKPIIRPVLSMNLEWDKIFCGNEDCGVFSGLETAVAFRGHTEARTAVESNLTIPGTVLDPGITVLIDTIDSYQPDILSAGIQYQLFDNFRVAASVEQQNWSDLEDQLARDTVKDQAFAQFKDVMVPRVGAEWSVNDHIKLFGGVAYQESPLESIQTPDVNYFDNDRMIFGVGSALIIKNPPILAYPMRLDFGYQFQQLEQRDFELTTTRPGVANPYESVSTEGDVHVFSGSLTLKF from the coding sequence ATGTCCGTCAAACCCTTACGCCGCCTGGGGGCTGCAGCCCTTTTCTCGACCCTGCTGACCGCCCCGGCGTTTGCCGCCATGGGCAACACTGCCAGCACCTATGGCCTGCTGCCTGTGGATGTGGGCTCGGCGCAGGCACTGTCGCTGTTCAATACCCAGGCTTCTGCTCTCTACTACAATCCGGCTTACCTGACCCAGGATCCGCGTGGTGAATTGACCGTGGGCCTGCTACACGGTGAGCACGACTTGATGGTAACCAGTAATGGCAACCCCAGTGGGGGTGGCGCAGCCGTAATCCGTGACGGTGACAAGGCCAATGTGGCGGATACCCAGCAACAGATCATTGCCCTGAAGACCGATCTGACCGACATGTTGAAAGGCGATCACCCGCTGTATTTCGCCATCATCGCCGGGGTGGAAAAGTACGGTGAGGAAATGCTGGCCTTTGAATCCAAGAACTCCCGCGAAGGGCAGTTCATGCAGTACGGCCGTCAGCCCCTGTTCCTGAATCTAGGGGGCGGTCTGGAAATTGCCAACGGGATCAGCACCGGGGCATCGGCCCATATTTCCCTGCGCAGTGAAGCCACCCTGATTGCCAGTGCTGACCTGGCCGGTGTTACCCAATATGAAGAATTGACCGTGTCGGCCAAACCAATCATCCGGCCGGTACTGTCCATGAACCTGGAGTGGGACAAGATCTTCTGTGGTAACGAGGATTGTGGGGTTTTCTCCGGTCTGGAAACCGCCGTTGCCTTCCGCGGTCACACCGAAGCCCGGACCGCTGTGGAATCCAACCTGACCATCCCGGGCACGGTGCTGGACCCGGGTATTACCGTACTCATCGATACCATCGACTCCTACCAGCCGGACATTCTCAGCGCCGGTATCCAGTACCAGTTGTTCGATAACTTCCGCGTGGCGGCCAGTGTGGAGCAGCAGAACTGGAGTGATCTGGAAGACCAGCTGGCGCGGGATACCGTGAAGGATCAGGCGTTCGCCCAATTCAAGGATGTGATGGTGCCACGGGTGGGGGCCGAGTGGAGCGTGAATGACCATATCAAGCTGTTCGGTGGTGTGGCCTACCAGGAAAGCCCGCTGGAAAGCATCCAGACCCCGGACGTGAACTACTTCGACAATGATCGCATGATCTTTGGTGTGGGCAGTGCCCTGATCATCAAGAACCCGCCGATCCTGGCCTACCCCATGCGTCTCGATTTCGGTTACCAGTTCCAGCAGCTGGAGCAGCGTGATTTCGAGCTGACGACCACCCGTCCCGGCGTGGCCAATCCCTATGAATCCGTGAGCACAGAAGGCGACGTGCATGTCTTCTCAGGTTCACTGACCTTGAAGTTCTAA
- the gcvH gene encoding glycine cleavage system protein GcvH: MSEIPAELRYASSHEWASNEDGTVTVGITAHAQDAMGDLVYVELPEVGQVVAAGDEAGVVESVKAASDIYAPVSGEIVAINEALEDEPELVNNAPYEGGWLFKIAMSEETDLDNLLTADQYQAQIESE, from the coding sequence ATGAGCGAGATCCCCGCCGAACTGCGTTATGCCAGCAGCCACGAATGGGCCAGCAATGAAGATGGCACCGTGACCGTGGGTATCACCGCCCACGCCCAGGACGCCATGGGTGATCTGGTCTATGTGGAATTGCCGGAAGTGGGGCAAGTGGTTGCCGCGGGCGATGAAGCCGGTGTGGTGGAATCCGTGAAAGCCGCCTCCGACATCTATGCCCCGGTCTCCGGCGAAATTGTGGCGATCAACGAAGCCCTGGAAGACGAGCCCGAGCTGGTCAACAACGCCCCCTATGAAGGTGGTTGGCTGTTCAAGATCGCCATGAGCGAAGAAACCGATCTGGACAACCTGCTCACCGCCGACCAGTACCAGGCGCAGATCGAAAGCGAATAA